gcaataccaattttccaaacaagtcttttgaccatgatacctttgtgattctgcaaaatattctttctaacatgtaccaagcaaaatctgtgatgacctacattgggttcttctttccatatgggagaattcattgcatctatgattcccacatgcctatcagatatgacacatatttcatgttttgctacatgaagtctaatgcgttccataaaccaattgaTGTGGATAATACTGGTTTGTAAAACAGATCAATTTCGCACGCATTACCCAAATATTATCActaactgcaagaatacagcttcgtgtgtagtattttaggtgtcgatccacagggaaggaaaTGATTATTAAAACTTAACACTAAACAAAGCATAAAAAGGTTcgatttttggttttgatgaTTAATGACACTAAGTTAACAAACTAACTACGCAAGGATTTTAAACACGAGAAAAAcaggtcactccaagttgctccttAGACTCGAATCATTCTACACATTTATCACACACAAATTTGGGATTAacttatcaacctaatcgcttgcactgaacatgtttgcgacgtataattcacagtcagctgaacacttgttccatgaattaattttcgaAGGCATTCaactcctgcggaagcgcgggaatcTAACATCATCTACTATACgagcttacctaatccactatcaaattatcctctgaacaattttaatttgatagcataacaattgattaatccatccatgtctatgttaaagagacaataaacAAGGATTAGATATCTATCACAAAAGATGCCTCTAAAGTAATAGAATTACGCATTAAACACAATCAATGAAATCAAACATGAGTTCAAAAGTGTAGAAGCATTCTAACGAGTCTAAttcacaacttggagcaacaaatgAGCCTAGCCTTGATACATGATAAATTCACTGATTAAAACCGTAGAAGGCATGCTCTTTCGGAGTAGAATTGGATGGTGGAGTCGAATCGTCGGAGTGTCGGGTAGATTTTCctccttctcttctcttcttccttcttctccgTTCTGTCTTTTTTCCTCTGTAAAATTCGTCCCATTTCTCCTCTTCTTTCCTCTAACTTATCCCCTCCTTTTCTGAAATAACTGCCATTTAGAAGTTACCCGGCAAatacgcccgaccgggcgaatttaACGAaagaaacgcccgaccgggcgaaaggcttCTAGGGGTATCGCGgtgaaacgcccgaccgggcgttttgtgtcgtcactaatcgcccgaccgggcgaactttctggaatccttatgcgtaacgcccgaccgggcgttttgaagctcagaatcgcccgaccgggcgttctcATGCTTTGCCCATTTCACCTGCGAACTTCCAGCTTTCACTCTCCTAAACTTCCCTACAAATACACTTTGATGAGTGACAAGTACATGGAAAGTGTGTAGTTTAGGgggaaaaatataagaaatatgcttcgcatcaaatacccccaaacttaagctCTTGCTCGCCCCGAGCAAGATACATTTTCAGCACCAAGACTCAACCAAATCTAACCCGCAAAGATTTTCatcacaaagaatcatatagggacgtgagtgacaaaatttaaacccccaacatttccaaccgagatttcccactctcaagaacaagcactcatccccctagaacttcaagtcaaggtacacttcaaagtaagtccaagcatatgatcaaacaactcaaaccgtcatcatcaACTCATCAAGCATTACTAATCACATAGACTCACGGATTTCAAATCGAACTTTTTCAACTCTACCAAGCTATTGACacaacatccacaagcatcaacgataaggtccaaggtcttcgttcaaggttgtaatggggctagggacgagGTAGGATAGTATGGATggtgagctcaaaggctacacatttgagtgccaaaatcttccctcctacaacatCCTTCCAAAGATCGAACAACACAAAATTACAACCAAACccacactcccccaaacttgagatctattccagacgagattacacaaacaaacatagaagctctatctttatttcatcaacttattttttttttttttttttttttttttttgtaaagacctcgacttttgtgaatttggaggtcgtctttttctttttcttgttttttttttttttcttagaacttcattcttttcaccttctatcaagtctagaaatgtctacacttttgcaatacaccacccaacactcaacATTCAACCACCAAGCTCAAACtagtatttagcacccaaatagtagcaaggtctttcgatgaggctaaaattaggcttatttcagtggctaagtgtttggctaagtgtttacacaaagaataagaaattaagctcaaggtggcttctaggggatcatttgatggactaggcatgtgatcatttggccatggagttcatcctagtgccttgtCCTCCCATATCGTTAACACAACGaacgcaagcacttcactcgataaagcagatcaatccaacataatttccacaagtcatgcgattttcatactctcctcaactcaagaaatcggatgttATCACGACATGCTTTTTCACAAAGATCCATGCACCCATTCTATTCATCCTAGGCTTCAAAGTTCAAGTAAAATTAAgcaagatttcccaaccagaaagccgaagataaagcatgcacccgtcaactacatagattcaaaacatctttatcaagcaaaacacccaaaagacaaacatcacaaatcattcataacccccccaaacttgaatgcgtcattgtcctcaatgcatgcaaaaaaagacaaataaagtaaagggaaaggaaactcccccaaacttggcatgacgTCCATAGTGCGttcgggtgggagggtgggtgtaaaaatcctttgcaggtgtgcttcctcctaagctccaatcctaactcccagttgctcctacaaaaagaacaaaaactacaaaagaaacactcaattcaaaataaatgttggaggaaagaattgagcaaacaaaacctccaacatatgaaaccaaaagataaaagaaataaaaaaaaaagacttgggttgcctcccaatcagcgcctttgtttatagtcgttggctcgaccttcttcatccttTTCCCTTCTATCCAGGCTCCAATAGGCGCTTCCCCGCCTTctcttgcttgatcaccacattCTCTCCATCTACTCGAAACATGACCGTATTTGTCTTGGTCTCTATCACAACATCACCGGTTGCTAAAAATGGCCTACCAAAGAGGATAGGCATGTCCTTGTCCTCTTCCATCTCTAGGACAATGAAGTCAACCGGGAGTACAAATCTATCAACCTTCACCAAGACATCCTCGATGATACCTTTCGGTTTCACAATTGAATGATCCGCCAATTGTAGGTCAATGTCGATTGGTTCAATCCTCGCTTCTAGACCGATTGACCGTGCGGTTTTCAGAGCCATCAATGATATTCCCGAGCCTTGATCAAGTAGGCACTTTGGGAACTTTTTATCTCCCATCTCACATGGGATCACACAGCTTCCCGGGTCTCTTCTCTTTGCCGGCATCTTTCCCTTCACAAATTGTGAGCAAAATGCGCTCAATATCACCACGCCATCGTCTTGTATCTTCTCCTTTTTCGCAATAAGATCTTTAAAAAACTTGGAGAATTTAGGAAAGTGTAGGAACAAATCCACCAGGGACACATCTACATTAACTTTCCTGATAATGTTCATCATCCAATCGAGTCCTTtctcttgaattattttcctaccCTTCTTCTTATTCTCGACTGGGAAAGGTGGTGGCGGGATAAAATCTGGAAAATTAAATGGACACTTCGGGTCCATTGCCGGACTTAGTGGATTCTTCTTGTGGATATCACTCATGGTTgactcttctttttcttgttgaCCTTCCCTAGCTTCGGTAGTAGCCCACTCAATCCtctcgtccgcccctgcgtgcaaGATGTTCGAGCCATTTTGTGCATCTAGCATGATTGGAGACTCAAGATCCTTTCCACTTCTTAACTTAACTGCCTTGCACTGTTCAACACCTTTAGGATTGGGCACTGTATCACTCGGGATAACATTAGGAATTCTTGTGTGAGATGCTGTAGCAATCTGCCCAATTTGAGTCTCAAGATTCCTCATTGTAGCTTCTAACTGCCCAAACTTTTCCACGGTCTTTTCTTTGAAGTAGTCATTCTCCTTTTGAGTCTTAGTCATAAGAGATAGGATTTGTCCCAGTTGTTCATCCATAGAAGGCTTCTTCTCAAAACCCGGAGGTGGAGTATTGGTACGCCATTGTGAACCCGAAGGGTTGCTAGTACCGGACTGATTCCAGTTCACTTGTTGAGGCCTCCAGTTCTGCTGATTACCGTACTGGTTTCCTTGGTTGAACCCTTGCTGATTGTTACCAATATAGTTCACATCCTCTATTGGCTGACTTTCAAGATTCGGACATTGATCCATGTGATGTCCGCCTTGGCACAACCCACACTTCAAAACAGCCATGGGTTGAGGAGTCAGTTGGAAGGATTTTATCGCCTTCGTCATCGTGCACATCTGAGTGCTTATCTCCGCCAACTGAGCCTCAATTGCAGTGATTTTCTCCGTCTCCTTGGTAGCACCGAACGTGTCTCCCATCTTATCTGCCGCTCTTCTCGGATTATGCCAATTCCTTTGGTTGTTTGCCAACCTTTGGAACAGAGCTCTCACTTCCTCGTGAGTTAAGTCGTCCAGATTTCCATTCGAGCCTGCAGTCACCAACCCCGTGCCTTCACTGTTGAGTCCCTTGTAGAACTTGAGTAGCTCATGCCCTGGAGCAAGACCATGGCTCGGGCATTTCCTAAGCAATTCAGTGAACCTCTTCCACGCTTCCGCAAAAGACTCATCATATTTCTGTCGGAAGGTagtgatctcctctctcaacttctcGATCTTCATCGGAGAGTTATattccaagaggaacaacatCTTCAACTCTTGGAATGTGGCTATGTTGTATCCCGGAATAGAATCATACCACGCCCGTGCTTTATCCCTCAGTGAGAAAGGGAATAAGGCCCTCTTAATCTGATGATGGTCCACATTCGGGGGTCGATGAGAGTTCGTCAATTCGTAGAACGCGTTGAGGTGGCTCGTTGGATCCTCATCGTCTCGCCCATGGAAGAGATTTCCCCCGTTCACCAAGCTAATGTAATGAGGAGGAATGTTCACGTTGTCATTCGCGTAGGCGAATTCTCCTAGAAAGTCGACTCCCGACCTGAGAGTGTCACCAAACCTCACCGCGGGTGGTGGAATCTCATTGTTCTCAGCCATTGATTCAGCTTCTAGATCACTGTCACTACTCTCAAATAATGGGTTATCTCTGATTGGACTCGGCGAATCCTGTTGAATTTCAAACCCGGCTGAACTTCCTGACCCTTtccttctttgataacagagtaaTCCGAAAGGTGGTGTACCCTGAGATCTCGTGTGCATTCacctcttttttttgtttttttttttttttaatacctacacaacagaaaatacaccaagcacaagcacaaAATATTTCCtattaccgaaagcgagacctctcgacaacttcggggtaagtaCTATAAAAGTGTGTGCTAGAGTGCAAACAAAACTacctaaaactaaactaagagttagctaaaaattacctaaaataatacactccttcgtcttcaagtccggacgtggtagatggctatcacacCGTAGAACACGAACAATGTACCtaaaaactcaaaaagaaaaatcaaacaaaaataaaaacaaacaaaaactatAAGCTAAATAATCGAttgccttccccggcaacggcgccaaaacttgatgtggaTAATACTGGTTTGTAAAACAGATCAATTTCGCACgcaagttcaatttaattacccaaatattatcactaactgcaagaatacagcttcgtgtgtagtattttaggtgtcgatccacagggaaggaaaTGATTATTAAAACTTAACACTAAACAAAGCATAAAAAGGTTcgatttttggttttgatgaTTAATGACACTAAGTTAACAAACTAACTACGCAAGGATTTTAAACACGAGAAAAAcaggtcactccaagttgctccttAGACTCGAATCATTCTACACATTTATCACACACAAATTTGGGATTAacttatcaacctaatcgcttgcactgaacatgtttgcgacgtataattcacagtcagctgaacacttgttccatgaattaattttcgaAGGCATTCaactcctgcggaagcgcgggaatcTAACATCATCTACTATACgagcttacctaatccactatcaaattatcctctgaacaattttaatttgatagcataacaattgattaatccatccatgtctatgttaaagagacaataaacAAGGATTAGATATCTATCACAAAAGATGCCTCTAAAGTAATAGAATTACGCATTAAACACAATCAATGAAATCAAACATGAGTTCAAAAGTGTAGAAGCATTCTAACGAGTCTAAttcacaacttggagcaacaaatgAGCCTAGCCTTGATACATGATAAATTCACTGATTAAAACCGTAGAAGGCATGCTCTTTCGGAGTAGAATTGGATGGTGGAGTCGAATCGTCGGAGTGTCGGGTAGATTTTCctccttctcttctcttcttccttcttctccgTTCTGTCTTTTTTCCTCTGTAAAATTCGTCCCATTTCTCCTCTTCTTTCCTCTAACTTATCCCCTCCTTTTCTGAAATAACTGCCATTTAGAAGTTACCCGGCAAatacgcccgaccgggcgaatttaACGAaagaaacgcccgaccgggcgaaaggcttCTAGGGGTATCGCGgtgaaacgcccgaccgggcgttttgtgtcgtcactaatcgcccgaccggggcgaactttctggaatccttatgcgtaacgcccgaccgggcgttttgaagctcagaatcgcccgaccgggcgttctcATGCTTTGCCCA
Above is a window of Salvia splendens isolate huo1 unplaced genomic scaffold, SspV2 ctg434, whole genome shotgun sequence DNA encoding:
- the LOC121790178 gene encoding uncharacterized protein LOC121790178; amino-acid sequence: MHTRSQGTPPFGLLCYQRRKGSGSSAGFEIQQDSPSPIRDNPLFESSDSDLEAESMAENNEIPPPAVRFGDTLRSGVDFLGEFAYANDNVNIPPHYISLVNGGNLFHGRDDEDPTSHLNAFYELTNSHRPPNVDHHQIKRALFPFSLRDKARAWYDSIPGYNIATFQELKMLFLLEYNSPMKIEKLREEITTFRQKYDESFAEAWKRFTELLRKCPSHGLAPGHELLKFYKGLNSEGTGLVTAGSNGNLDDLTHEEVRALFQRLANNQRNWHNPRRAADKMGDTFGATKETEKITAIEAQLAEISTQMCTMTKAIKSFQLTPQPMAVLKCGLCQGGHHMDQCPNLESQPIEDVNYIGNNQQGFNQGNQYGNQQNWRPQQVNWNQSGTSNPSGSQWRTNTPPPGFEKKPSMDEQLGQILSLMTKTQKENDYFKEKTVEKFGQLEATMRNLETQIGQIATASHTRIPNVIPSDTVPNPKGVEQCKAVKLRSGKDLESPIMLDAQNGSNILHAGADERIEWATTEAREGQQEKEESTMSDIHKKNPLSPAMDPKCPFNFPDFIPPPPFPVENKKKGRKIIQEKGLDWMMNIIRKVNVDVSLVDLFLHFPKFSKFFKDLIAKKEKIQDDGVVILSAFCSQFVKGKMPAKRRDPGSCVIPCEMGDKKFPKCLLDQGSGISLMALKTARSIGLEARIEPIDIDLQLADHSIVKPKGIIEDVLVKVDRFVLPVDFIVLEMEEDKDMPILFGRPFLATGDVVIETKTNTVMFRVDGENVVIKQEKAGKRLLEPG